DNA sequence from the Sulfolobales archaeon genome:
ATGGACTCGGAATATACTATATATGGATCTCCCATATATCGAGCCCCAACATATATTTACCTTATCATCAGATATAAGTAAGAGACGCTGATCAGCTGGTATGGATATATCTCTATGCGGTGAAAGCATATAAAGCTCCTAGGCTGTGGTAACATGGTGATTTCCCCTGGGTGTTAGAAGAATATATCTCCTAGACTATGGATGGCTCGCAGGCGATGGTGGGTGGTTCCTCCCTGGCTGGGGTGCTACGACATATAGCGAGAGAGAGCCTAAGAGGGTTTGGATCGAGATCCCAGTCTCTGGAGCTCTGCTAGACACGGATGTCGGCTATATACTATTCGATACAGGTGTTGCTCTAGATGCTTGGAAGACACATACTAGGAATGTTATGGAGGCATTCCCATTTATAAGATATAGCGAGGAGAATAGGATCGAGAACCAGCTTAGGCAGATAGGGTTGAGGCTAGAGGATATAGCTGCGGTTATACACTCACACCTCCACTTCGATCATGTGGGGCAGACAGTAGCGTTTAGAGATCTAAAGACACCCCTTATAGTTCATAAGAGAGAGCTCCAGACAGCCCTAATGATGCTCTGGCTTGGTAAGGAGGGAGCCTATCAGTCAGCTAATCTCGAGCCTCTGAAGGGTGCTAACTGGTATATAGTAGATCTACCTGTGTTTGAGCTCACAGAGGGGGTGAGGCTATACTTCTCTGGGGGACATACAACTGGGCATATGACGCTTGCTGTGAGGACTAATAGGGGTAATAACTATTTCTTCACAGCGGATCACATACATATCCCCAGGGAGCTGGAGCTTGAGTCTAAGGGCTGGCTCTTAGGGGATTATGATGAGTGGCTTACATTCGTCAAGCAGATAAAGATCTGGGAGAGGATTGATAGGTATAAGCTTGTCATAGCCCACGA
Encoded proteins:
- a CDS encoding MBL fold metallo-hydrolase, producing the protein MLFDTGVALDAWKTHTRNVMEAFPFIRYSEENRIENQLRQIGLRLEDIAAVIHSHLHFDHVGQTVAFRDLKTPLIVHKRELQTALMMLWLGKEGAYQSANLEPLKGANWYIVDLPVFELTEGVRLYFSGGHTTGHMTLAVRTNRGNNYFFTADHIHIPRELELESKGWLLGDYDEWLTFVKQIKIWERIDRYKLVIAHDPDLWSKYPKIPRYLE